GCCCTGATTGGGATTCTGAGCGGGAGGCTGGCCCGGCCGGGGCTCGCCGTGCTGACCCCGCGGCGGCTGCACTGGCCCCGACCGATGCCCATGCTCGGCGCCAAGCGGCTGCGGTGCAGGTTCAGGCGGCGGCGATGCCGGCGGAGGACGGTTCGCGCCCTGCGGCGGCGGTGGCGGATGCGCGGGCGGCGGTGGGCGGTTGGGCGGCGGCGCGTGATGTTCCCAGCGCGACCGATCCGGATACCAAGGCCGCTCGCGATAGTAGTGTCCCCAGTACGAGCCGAGCGAGAACGTGATCAGCGGCACGCCGATCGCGGTCCCGTAGGTCATGAGGGGCACATTGCTGCCCTGATACGGGTACGTCAGATCGCCGCCATAGACCCAGCCGCGCGCCTGCGGAATCTCCACGTCGCACCACGTATAGCCGCCCACGCAACCGTAGACGGATACCGGCTGCCCGGCGG
This genomic interval from Paraburkholderia sabiae contains the following:
- a CDS encoding SH3 domain-containing protein codes for the protein MRMRLACAAVAGALSMASGGASAQSEAYTSTPVYLYAGPAQDYPIVAQLPAGQPVSVYGCVGGYTWCDVEIPQARGWVYGGDLTYPYQGSNVPLMTYGTAIGVPLITFSLGSYWGHYYRERPWYPDRSRWEHHAPPPNRPPPPAHPPPPPQGANRPPPASPPPEPAPQPLGAEHGHRSGPVQPPRGQHGEPRPGQPPAQNPNQGARPAGPPPGQMGGPPPGQPPAQPSAQGARPPGPPPRAEGARPAGPPPGHGGDAGNNAARPPAPQGHGEGTNH